Proteins encoded by one window of Massilia sp. NR 4-1:
- a CDS encoding MFS transporter — MKNDISRGMVWLLATACGLIVASLYYAQTLVGPISAATGLSPQAAGLIVTLTQAGYALGLLFIVPLGDLVENRRLVFIALLAASAALALAAASHSGALFLAASLGIGLGSVAAQVLVPFAAHLSHEATRGATVGKVVSGLLLGIMLARPAASLIADHGSWRLVFGIAAVLVAGLAFVLRATLPQRMPSAALPYGRLIGSLWQLLRDTPVLRRRAAYHAGLFGAFSLFWTVAPLMLADAPFHLSQSGIALFAIVGMAGAIASPLAGRLADAGHTLPATAAALLLGVASFALPLLAPTSRTASLALLVAASIALDMAVAANLVLGQRAIFNLGAEVRSRLNGLYFALFFSGGAFGSAAGGWMLATHGWRAALLTGMALPALALLYWISEAVGGESMPQSQLPDA, encoded by the coding sequence ATGAAAAACGATATCTCGCGCGGCATGGTCTGGCTGCTGGCCACGGCCTGCGGCCTCATCGTCGCCAGCCTCTACTACGCGCAAACCCTGGTCGGCCCGATCAGCGCGGCCACCGGCCTGTCGCCGCAAGCGGCCGGCCTGATCGTCACCCTGACCCAGGCCGGCTATGCGCTGGGCCTGCTGTTCATCGTGCCGCTCGGCGACCTGGTGGAGAACCGCCGCCTGGTCTTTATCGCCCTGCTGGCCGCATCCGCCGCCCTGGCCCTGGCCGCCGCCAGCCACAGCGGCGCCCTGTTCCTGGCCGCCTCGCTCGGCATCGGCCTCGGCTCCGTCGCGGCCCAGGTGCTGGTGCCGTTCGCCGCCCACCTCTCGCACGAGGCGACGCGCGGCGCGACGGTAGGCAAGGTGGTCAGCGGCCTGCTGCTGGGCATCATGCTGGCCCGTCCCGCCGCCAGTCTGATCGCCGACCACGGCAGCTGGCGCCTGGTCTTCGGCATTGCCGCCGTGCTGGTGGCTGGCCTGGCCTTCGTGCTGCGCGCCACGCTGCCGCAGCGCATGCCCAGCGCCGCCCTACCCTATGGCCGCCTGATCGGCTCGCTCTGGCAACTGCTGCGCGACACACCCGTGCTGCGCCGCCGCGCCGCCTACCACGCCGGCCTGTTCGGCGCCTTCAGCCTGTTCTGGACCGTGGCGCCGCTGATGCTGGCCGATGCGCCCTTCCACCTGTCGCAAAGCGGCATTGCCCTGTTCGCCATTGTCGGCATGGCCGGCGCCATCGCCTCGCCGCTCGCGGGCCGCCTGGCCGATGCCGGCCACACCCTGCCCGCGACGGCCGCCGCCCTGCTGCTGGGCGTGGCCAGCTTCGCGCTGCCGCTGCTGGCGCCGACTTCGCGCACGGCCTCGCTGGCCCTGCTGGTGGCCGCGTCCATCGCGCTGGACATGGCGGTGGCGGCCAATCTGGTGTTGGGCCAGCGCGCCATCTTCAATCTGGGTGCGGAAGTGCGCAGCCGCCTGAACGGCCTCTACTTCGCGCTGTTCTTCAGCGGCGGCGCCTTCGGTTCGGCAGCGGGCGGCTGGATGCTGGCCACCCACGGCTGGCGCGCCGCACTATTGACGGGGATGGCCTTACCGGCGCTGGCTTTGCTTTACTGGATCAGTGAAGCGGTGGGTGGCGAGAGCATGCCTCAATCTCAGCTCCCGGACGCTTAA
- a CDS encoding LysR family transcriptional regulator yields the protein MDRLKAMHTFVRIVEANSFTKAAATLDLPRASLTATIQQLEAYLGTRLLQRTTRTLALTSDGTAYLRQCQAILAAVDEAEAPFRASAERPRGKLRIELPGTLGRNWVVPRLGEFHRAYPEIELVLGLGDRLVDLTREGIDCAIRVGELQDSAMVARRIGNMRFLTCAAPAYLAVHGTPATLDELARHNAVLHYSGRTGRPFPWEFLVDGAVQRIDMRGAVAVNDADAYLSCGLQGLGLIQPGAYLVRGHLARGELVALLADTPPTSLPISLVYPQGRPVTPKLQVFTAWAATLFETEPGLCADGAALSTDK from the coding sequence ATGGACCGGCTGAAAGCCATGCACACCTTTGTCCGCATCGTCGAAGCCAATAGCTTCACCAAGGCGGCGGCCACGCTGGACTTGCCGCGCGCTTCGCTGACGGCCACCATCCAGCAGCTGGAGGCGTATCTCGGCACGCGGCTGCTCCAGCGCACCACGCGCACCCTGGCCCTGACCAGCGACGGCACCGCGTATCTGCGCCAGTGCCAGGCCATCCTGGCGGCGGTGGACGAAGCCGAGGCGCCATTCCGCGCCAGTGCCGAGCGTCCGCGCGGCAAGTTGCGCATCGAGCTGCCCGGCACCCTGGGCCGCAACTGGGTCGTGCCGCGCCTGGGCGAGTTCCACCGCGCCTATCCCGAAATCGAACTGGTGCTGGGCCTGGGCGACCGCCTGGTGGATTTGACGCGCGAGGGCATCGACTGCGCCATCCGCGTCGGTGAGCTGCAGGACTCGGCCATGGTGGCGCGCCGCATCGGCAATATGCGTTTCCTGACGTGCGCCGCGCCGGCTTACTTGGCGGTGCACGGCACGCCCGCCACGCTGGATGAGCTGGCCCGCCATAACGCCGTGCTGCACTATTCCGGCCGCACCGGCCGTCCTTTCCCTTGGGAATTTCTGGTGGACGGTGCCGTGCAGCGCATCGACATGCGCGGCGCCGTCGCCGTCAACGATGCCGACGCGTATCTGAGCTGCGGCTTGCAGGGGCTGGGCCTGATCCAGCCCGGCGCTTACCTGGTGCGCGGCCACCTGGCGCGCGGCGAGCTGGTGGCGCTGCTGGCCGATACGCCACCCACTTCACTGCCCATCTCCCTGGTCTATCCGCAAGGCCGTCCCGTCACGCCCAAACTGCAGGTTTTTACTGCCTGGGCCGCCACTTTATTTGAAACCGAACCCGGCCTTTGCGCCGACGGCGCTGCATTATCGACGGATAAATAG
- a CDS encoding phage tail protein — MGEIRICAFGFAPRGWAFCDGQILSIAQNPALFSLLGTKYGGNGNVTFGLPDLRGRSPLHWGNGYSAGQFGGEEAHTLSTAELPAHNHRLWGRNAMADSGAPANAALGNKGRFGRDLMGPATNTTTLHPGAIGNSGGGRAHENMQPFLTLNFVIALNGIYPSRS, encoded by the coding sequence ATGGGCGAAATCAGAATTTGTGCATTCGGCTTTGCTCCCAGGGGCTGGGCTTTTTGCGATGGCCAGATATTGTCCATCGCGCAGAACCCGGCGCTGTTTTCGCTGCTGGGCACCAAGTATGGCGGCAATGGGAACGTTACCTTCGGCTTGCCCGACCTGCGCGGCCGTTCGCCCCTGCATTGGGGCAATGGCTACAGCGCGGGCCAGTTTGGCGGCGAGGAGGCGCATACCTTGAGCACCGCGGAACTGCCCGCCCACAACCATCGCCTGTGGGGGCGCAACGCCATGGCCGACAGCGGCGCACCGGCCAACGCGGCCTTGGGCAATAAGGGCCGTTTCGGGCGCGACCTGATGGGGCCGGCGACCAATACGACGACGCTGCATCCGGGCGCGATCGGCAATAGCGGCGGCGGCAGGGCACACGAGAATATGCAGCCGTTTCTGACGCTGAATTTTGTCATCGCGCTCAATGGCATCTACCCCAGCCGTAGTTAA
- a CDS encoding phage tail protein — MNENFIGEIRMFAGMRVPQGWAFCDGRLLNIADYEVLYALIGTTYGGDGMQNFRLPDLRGRLPLHQGQGAGQAQRRMLGQMGGSETVTLTASHLPPHSHGWPATRERATPAYGAGGGLLGNTGGAPTYGLGGGASTAMQAQVVDGAGGSQPHENMAPYLCVNFIIALNGIFPSQS; from the coding sequence ATGAACGAGAATTTTATTGGTGAAATCCGCATGTTTGCCGGTATGCGCGTGCCCCAGGGCTGGGCCTTTTGCGATGGCCGGCTGCTCAATATTGCCGACTACGAGGTGCTGTATGCGCTCATTGGCACCACCTATGGCGGCGACGGCATGCAGAACTTCCGCCTGCCCGACCTGCGCGGCCGCCTGCCGCTGCACCAGGGCCAGGGTGCGGGCCAGGCGCAGCGGCGCATGCTGGGCCAGATGGGCGGCAGCGAAACGGTGACGCTGACGGCGTCGCATTTGCCGCCGCACAGCCATGGCTGGCCCGCTACCCGCGAGCGCGCCACGCCCGCCTATGGCGCGGGCGGCGGACTGCTGGGCAATACCGGCGGCGCGCCCACCTATGGCCTGGGCGGCGGCGCCAGCACGGCGATGCAGGCGCAGGTGGTCGATGGCGCCGGTGGTTCCCAGCCGCACGAGAATATGGCGCCCTATCTGTGCGTCAATTTCATCATTGCGCTGAACGGTATTTTTCCTTCCCAATCCTGA
- a CDS encoding phage tail protein, with amino-acid sequence MDPFIAEIRIFTFDFAPKNWAYCNGQVMPLQQNTALFSLLGTTYGGDGKATFGLPDLRARMPMHANPDGGNGLSLRQLGESGGVSTVTLTQNELPHHVHQAMALSGSGSESTPGPSVLLADTGGAAAYTGSTSAPQTLRATLGTAGNGLAHNNMPPYLALSFCICLQGEFPVSE; translated from the coding sequence ATGGACCCCTTCATCGCGGAAATCCGCATCTTTACTTTCGATTTTGCGCCGAAAAACTGGGCCTACTGCAATGGCCAGGTGATGCCGCTGCAGCAAAACACAGCCCTGTTCAGCCTGCTTGGGACGACGTATGGCGGCGATGGCAAAGCCACGTTCGGGCTGCCCGACCTGCGCGCCCGCATGCCCATGCATGCCAATCCCGACGGCGGCAATGGCCTGAGTCTTCGCCAACTGGGCGAAAGTGGCGGCGTCAGCACCGTCACGCTGACCCAGAACGAGCTGCCGCACCATGTCCACCAGGCCATGGCCTTGAGCGGCAGCGGCAGCGAGTCGACGCCGGGACCGTCGGTTCTGTTGGCCGATACCGGCGGCGCCGCCGCCTATACCGGCTCGACCAGCGCGCCGCAGACCCTGCGCGCCACGCTGGGCACGGCCGGCAACGGCCTGGCGCATAACAATATGCCGCCCTATCTGGCGCTGAGCTTCTGCATCTGTCTGCAGGGCGAGTTTCCGGTCAGCGAATGA
- a CDS encoding GNAT family N-acetyltransferase: MMDWRLRPCQPQDETFLRRVYAATRAGEIALTGWSAEQAEAFLRMQFDAQHQQYHARNPGAAFDIVELDGEAVGRLYVRREAGRIHVIDIAILPPWRGRGLGGALLRALQAEARQADASLSIYVEINNRAQVLYQRLGFQVISTAGLYRLMEWRATTA, translated from the coding sequence ATGATGGACTGGCGCCTGCGCCCCTGCCAGCCGCAGGACGAGACTTTCCTGCGCCGCGTCTATGCCGCCACGCGCGCCGGGGAGATCGCCCTGACCGGCTGGAGCGCGGAGCAGGCCGAAGCCTTCCTGCGCATGCAGTTCGATGCACAGCACCAGCAATACCATGCGCGCAATCCCGGCGCCGCCTTCGACATCGTCGAACTGGATGGCGAAGCCGTGGGACGGCTGTACGTGCGGCGCGAAGCGGGCCGCATCCATGTGATCGACATCGCCATCCTGCCGCCCTGGCGCGGCCGGGGACTGGGCGGCGCGCTGCTGCGCGCCTTGCAGGCCGAGGCGCGGCAGGCGGACGCCAGCCTGAGCATCTATGTCGAGATCAATAACCGCGCCCAGGTCTTGTACCAGCGCCTGGGTTTCCAGGTAATCAGCACTGCCGGCTTGTACCGGCTGATGGAGTGGCGGGCCACTACCGCATAA